In the Ilumatobacteraceae bacterium genome, one interval contains:
- a CDS encoding DNA-formamidopyrimidine glycosylase family protein, producing the protein MPEGLEAELYRRSAERALHRQIESVTVDERQAMAVEIAAVLPGASFTRADRRGKVVVLELEGATPARSLGLHFGMTGRLVVDGDAAIAELEYSSRRDDAAWDRFLVRFADGGAMRVNDPRRWAKFVLDPDLDRLGPDFLSVTAEHVTAAFARRRTPVKSALLDQAVVAGYGNMCVDEVLWQVGLSPVTPAREVAPTVVRRLVEFAPDHLREMLELGGSHRGVIDPEVRAAVPPCPRDGAPMRREQVGGRTTIWCPAHQHGGEPFVAD; encoded by the coding sequence GTGCCGGAAGGACTCGAAGCGGAGCTGTATCGGCGGTCGGCCGAGCGGGCGCTGCATCGTCAGATCGAGTCGGTCACCGTCGACGAGCGTCAGGCGATGGCGGTCGAGATCGCCGCCGTGCTTCCCGGCGCGTCGTTCACGCGAGCGGATCGCCGGGGCAAGGTCGTCGTGCTCGAACTCGAGGGAGCCACGCCGGCCCGATCGCTCGGTCTGCATTTCGGGATGACCGGCCGACTCGTGGTCGACGGTGACGCCGCGATCGCCGAATTGGAGTACAGCAGTCGCCGTGACGATGCGGCGTGGGATCGGTTCCTGGTCCGCTTCGCCGACGGGGGAGCGATGCGGGTGAACGACCCGCGCCGGTGGGCCAAGTTCGTGCTCGACCCCGACCTCGACCGGCTCGGGCCCGACTTCCTGTCGGTCACCGCCGAGCACGTGACGGCGGCGTTCGCGCGTCGACGGACACCGGTCAAGTCGGCGCTGCTCGATCAGGCCGTGGTGGCCGGGTACGGCAACATGTGCGTCGACGAAGTGCTCTGGCAGGTCGGATTGTCGCCGGTCACCCCCGCCCGCGAGGTGGCGCCGACCGTCGTCCGGCGGCTGGTCGAGTTCGCTCCGGATCACCTGCGCGAGATGCTCGAATTGGGTGGCAGCCACCGTGGGGTGATCGATCCCGAGGTGCGTGCCGCCGTCCCGCCGTGCCCTCGCGACGGTGCCCCGATGCGGCGGGAGCAGGTCGGCGGTCGGACGACGATCTGGTGCCCCGCGCATCAACACGGCGGCGAGCCGTTCGTGGCAGACTGA
- a CDS encoding homoserine O-acetyltransferase, with protein MTRTPLPVTGAWQPGDDPGGRRFFTFASDHAFAVESGAVLSDVTIAYETWGTLNSDGTNAILLLHAWTGDSHAAGRAGRGHDTPGWWDDVVGPGKHIDTDEWFVVCPNVLGGCQGSTGPASPHPDDGRPYGSRFPVVTIRDMVRAQAQLMPHLGITEWASVMGGSMGGMQVLEWATTYPKRVRSIVPIASCMQASAQQIAWGVIGRRSIRLDPRWRGGDYYDAEPGDGPAEGLAVARQVAQVTFRSDNAFTERFGRDLTDRARLGDTFGLWQEFEVERYLQYHGDKLVRRFDANSYLIIGKAMDLHDIARGRGSVERAMARINVPNLTIGINSDILYPPYQQEHLSRLLARDGMLSEYVEIDSIHGHDAFLIHFDEIGAPIARFLERLD; from the coding sequence GTGACGAGAACGCCGCTCCCGGTCACCGGCGCATGGCAGCCCGGTGACGATCCCGGTGGGCGCCGGTTCTTCACGTTCGCGTCCGACCACGCCTTCGCCGTCGAGAGCGGCGCCGTCCTGAGCGACGTCACGATCGCGTACGAGACTTGGGGCACCCTGAACTCCGACGGGACCAACGCGATCCTGCTCCTCCACGCCTGGACGGGAGACTCGCACGCCGCCGGCCGAGCCGGCCGCGGACACGACACCCCCGGCTGGTGGGACGACGTCGTCGGTCCCGGCAAGCACATCGACACCGACGAATGGTTCGTGGTGTGTCCGAACGTGCTCGGCGGGTGTCAGGGGTCGACCGGCCCGGCGTCGCCGCATCCCGACGACGGTCGGCCCTACGGCTCGCGGTTCCCGGTCGTCACCATCCGCGACATGGTGCGAGCCCAGGCCCAGCTCATGCCACACCTCGGTATCACCGAATGGGCGTCGGTCATGGGTGGATCGATGGGGGGCATGCAGGTGCTCGAGTGGGCGACCACGTACCCCAAGCGGGTCCGTTCGATCGTGCCGATCGCCAGTTGCATGCAGGCCAGCGCGCAACAGATCGCCTGGGGGGTCATCGGGCGGCGCTCGATCCGTCTCGACCCGCGGTGGCGCGGCGGCGACTACTACGACGCCGAGCCGGGCGACGGCCCGGCGGAGGGGCTGGCGGTCGCCCGTCAGGTGGCCCAGGTGACGTTCCGGAGCGACAATGCGTTCACCGAGCGCTTCGGGCGCGACCTGACCGATCGGGCCCGGCTCGGCGACACGTTCGGCCTCTGGCAGGAGTTCGAGGTCGAGCGCTACCTGCAGTACCACGGCGACAAGCTCGTGCGACGTTTCGACGCGAACAGCTACCTGATCATCGGCAAGGCGATGGACCTCCACGACATCGCCCGCGGCCGCGGATCGGTCGAACGGGCCATGGCCCGGATCAACGTGCCCAACCTGACGATCGGGATCAACAGCGACATTCTCTACCCGCCGTATCAACAGGAGCACCTCTCCCGGCTGCTCGCCCGCGACGGCATGCTCAGCGAGTACGTCGAGATCGACTCGATCCACGGCCACGATGCGTTCCTGATCCACTTCGACGAGATCGGGGCGCCGATCGCCCGTTTCCTCGAACGGCTCGATTGA
- a CDS encoding saccharopine dehydrogenase C-terminal domain-containing protein — MRVLVIGSGGVGSAFTAIASRRAAFEQITVSDIDLGKAEAAVLTADDVDDGRVRAARVDASDEASVAELARTCRADVILNACDPRFNPPIFQGAFAAGCHYVDMAMHMSEPHPTQPYEKTGRRLGDAQFAQSPLWKNRNLMALVGMGVEPGFSDVAARYAADHLFSKIDEIGVRDGADLVVDGYDFAPTFSIWTTIEECLNPPVIYERERGWFTTAPFSEPEIFTFPEGIGPLQCVNVEHEEVILIPRWIDVERVTFKYGLGDEFINVLKTLQKLELVSTEPVEVRGVKVSPRDVVAAALPDPADLGDKMHGRTCAGTWVQGLGLDGEPREVYLYHIVDNAWSMKEFGHQAVVWQTAVMPAVAIELMATGVWSAKGVVGPEALPPEPFLDLLDEHGTEWEWADYRDRAPIEPTSLATGA, encoded by the coding sequence ATGCGAGTCCTCGTGATCGGTTCCGGTGGGGTCGGCTCGGCATTCACGGCGATCGCGTCGCGCCGTGCTGCCTTCGAGCAGATCACGGTCAGCGACATCGACCTCGGCAAGGCCGAGGCCGCGGTGCTGACCGCGGACGACGTCGACGACGGACGGGTCCGAGCAGCACGCGTCGACGCATCCGACGAGGCGTCGGTCGCCGAACTCGCCAGGACCTGCCGAGCCGACGTGATCCTGAACGCGTGTGACCCGCGGTTCAACCCACCGATCTTCCAGGGCGCGTTCGCGGCCGGCTGCCACTACGTCGACATGGCGATGCACATGAGCGAACCGCACCCGACGCAGCCGTACGAGAAGACGGGCCGACGACTCGGCGACGCGCAGTTCGCCCAGTCGCCGCTGTGGAAGAACCGCAACCTCATGGCGCTCGTCGGCATGGGGGTCGAGCCCGGCTTCTCCGACGTGGCCGCCCGGTACGCCGCCGACCACCTGTTCTCGAAGATCGACGAGATCGGCGTCCGCGACGGTGCCGATCTCGTCGTCGACGGCTACGACTTCGCCCCCACGTTCTCGATCTGGACCACGATCGAGGAGTGCCTCAACCCACCCGTGATCTACGAACGCGAACGCGGGTGGTTCACGACCGCCCCGTTCAGCGAGCCCGAGATCTTCACGTTCCCGGAGGGCATCGGACCGCTGCAATGCGTCAACGTCGAGCACGAGGAGGTCATCCTCATCCCGCGCTGGATCGACGTCGAGCGCGTGACGTTCAAGTACGGCCTCGGTGACGAGTTCATCAACGTGCTCAAGACCCTGCAGAAGCTCGAGCTCGTGTCGACCGAACCGGTCGAGGTGCGCGGCGTGAAGGTGTCGCCGCGCGACGTCGTGGCCGCCGCGCTGCCCGACCCCGCCGATCTCGGCGACAAGATGCACGGTCGCACGTGTGCCGGGACGTGGGTGCAGGGGCTCGGCCTCGACGGTGAACCACGCGAGGTGTACCTGTACCACATCGTCGACAACGCCTGGTCGATGAAGGAGTTCGGTCATCAGGCCGTCGTGTGGCAGACGGCCGTGATGCCGGCGGTCGCGATCGAGCTGATGGCGACCGGTGTGTGGTCGGCCAAGGGCGTCGTCGGCCCCGAGGCGTTGCCACCCGAACCGTTCCTCGACCTGCTCGACGAGCACGGCACGGAATGGGAGTGGGCCGACTACCGCGACCGGGCACCGATCGAGCCCACATCGCTCGCCACCGGCGCGTAG
- a CDS encoding FMN-binding negative transcriptional regulator yields the protein MLIRPHDTATNDAEWRNLVSNHPFGTLIAPGTNRDLPVAVPTHFHFDGHDTIRLHLAKPNPVWAALAENQRCLFVVVAAVTYVPTSWEAPPDTPPEWGIPTSHYATAQLDCTATITDDPSEISRYLADQLATMQPDEPYGDPHDPTGPNTAELRQIRGLELTINDVRAKFKFDGAEPDTIRQQVADGYRQRNQPGDHEALTHLLRRHPPQQPAT from the coding sequence ATGCTGATCCGCCCACACGACACCGCAACCAACGACGCCGAATGGCGGAACCTGGTCTCGAACCACCCGTTCGGCACACTGATCGCCCCCGGCACCAACCGAGACCTGCCCGTCGCCGTGCCGACCCACTTCCACTTCGACGGCCACGACACCATCCGCCTGCACCTCGCCAAACCGAACCCGGTCTGGGCCGCACTGGCAGAGAACCAGCGCTGCCTGTTCGTCGTCGTCGCCGCCGTCACCTATGTGCCGACGTCATGGGAAGCACCACCAGACACGCCCCCGGAGTGGGGCATCCCGACCTCGCACTACGCCACCGCACAACTCGACTGCACCGCCACCATCACCGACGACCCGAGCGAAATCAGCCGCTACCTCGCCGACCAACTCGCCACCATGCAACCCGACGAACCCTACGGCGACCCGCACGACCCGACCGGCCCAAACACAGCAGAGCTCCGCCAAATTCGCGGACTCGAACTCACCATCAACGACGTCCGAGCCAAGTTCAAGTTCGACGGCGCCGAACCCGACACCATCCGCCAACAAGTCGCCGACGGCTACCGACAACGCAACCAGCCCGGCGACCACGAAGCCCTCACCCACCTCCTACGACGACACCCACCCCAACAACCCGCAACCTGA